CCGGTCTGGTAGCGAGTCCCGCTCGTTTTGACCCCTTCAAGAATCCGGATCTCGCCAGGCACAGACAATTGACAGTTCTGGGACGTATGCTCAAGGCGGGATTCATCAATGAGGAACAATATAAAAAGGCTAAAGATGAGCCCTTGACCTTCAGAAAACAGATTGTTCGTCCTCTTGATCTGGCTCCCGATTTTACTGAAGTCGTTCGTCGTTACGTGATAAGAAAATATGGAGAAGACAAGCTATACAATGATGGCCTTAAGGTTTTCACTACCTGCCGTTTGGACTTTCAACGTCGCGCTGCTGAAGCTATGGACAAAGGCCTTGATGAAATAAAGAAACGTCAAAAAAACCTGGCTATCCTAAAAACAGTTCAACCTAATGAAATATCAGAACTACTCCAGAAACGGGGGACTCCAAATCTGATGGAAGGCAGAATCTATCAGGGAATAGTAGTGAAGACCGCTCCTGGGAAAAACAATGAAGTGACATTAGACATTGCTTTTAGTAAGAAGCTTAAGGGTCAGGTTAAGCTAAATAAATCGGCCGCAGCTATTTATAGGGTTGGGCAAGTCCTGGCGTTGCGTTTTTCCAAATATGACAGAGGGGTCCCTGAGTTCATTCCTGATGATGACCCAAAGTTGCAGGGCGCCCTAATCTGTATAGAGAACAATAATGGCAGTGTTAGAGCAATAATTGGGGGATCGTCTTCTGAACATTTTCAGTTCAACCGGGCCATCCAAGCCAAAAGGCAACCGGGAAGCTCTTTCAAACCGATCATTTATTCAGTCGCGTTGGAACAGAAGAGCTATAGCCCAGCTACGATAATCGTTGATGAACCTATAGTTGTTGATGTTGAAGGAGCGGATGAAGAATGGGAACCCAGGAATTCCAGTGGCAGTTTTCTGGGGCCTGTGAGTTTCCGAAGAGCCCTGGAACTGTCTAGAAATATTTGCACCATTAAGATTTTGATGGATGTCGGCCTTGGGCCAGTACTTGATATGGCTAACCGGATGGGAATAACTTCTCCTTTGGGCAGGAATCTTTCTTTGAGCCTGGGAACATCAGAGGTAACTTTATTCGAGTTAGCGTCGGCTTACACTGTTTTTCCCAACGGTGGAGTACACGTTGAGCCGATTTTTGTGAAACGTATTGAAGACAGGTTTGGGAATGTTCTTGAAGATCACAGCGAGGTCCCCGTTTTGGAATCGGATCCTCTGGTACCCACTCCGCGCGATGAATTTCGGGAATTGGTAAAAAACGCTGAACACAAAACGTCACAAGTGGCAGGAACTCCGGTTCAAGTCTTTGCCAAGACTGGAATGAATGGTGAACCGCAGCTTCGAAAGACGGCCGCCAGCGAGAATACGAATGATCTCGAAGAAGACGATCGGCTCACCGAACCGCCCCGGGTCAAGGCCGTCATGTCTCCTCAAACAGCCTATATAATGATCTCCTTGCTTCAGGGGGGTGTTCGTCAGGGCACAGGATCTCGACTTAGCCAGTATCTGAAACGCAAGGACATAGCGGGTAAAACCGGCACCACGAATAATGCGGAAGACACGTGGTTTATGGGCTTCAGTCCAGACTATACGACCGGGGTGTGGGTCGGATTCGATGAAAAACGTCCCCTCGGTCGAAGAGAAGAGGGCTCAAGGGCCGCCCTTCCAGTTTGGGGATATTTTATGAAAGAGATACTGCGTAACAGACCCGAGCGGGAATTCGTAATACCTCCGGAAATAATGTTTAAAGAATTTCTCACAGTGGTGAATGACCCTAAGGATGGGGCAACATTGAAACCCGTTAGAGAACCGATCTATGCTCCTTTCAACGGCTACACGCTTGTTTTATCACCGTTGGATTCTTTTGACACGCTTGCTGAATACGTCAAGTCACCGATGCCCCTTTATAGTGAAAGTGGAGGAATGACGCTTCCATCTGTCGACCCCGGTCAATTTCAGACTGGAGCGGCGCCTGCGACCTCCATGTATCCTCCCCAACCAGCGCCCCCGGTCAGATGAACATAGCAGTCGCTCTCAGTGGAGGCGTTGACAGCGCTTGCGCTGCTTTATTGCTCCGAGACGCGGGGCACAGTGTGACTGGCTTGCACATGAAATTAATTGACCGAGATTCCGATTCATGGGATCAGGTCCGAGCCGTAGGGGACTCCATTGGTATCCCTGTTAAGTTGGTTGATCTGAGTGAGTCGTTTCAAAAACATGTGGTCGATTATTTTGTTTCAGAGTACAATTCCGGTCGCACACCCTCTCCGTGTCCTCGGTGTAACAGACAAATCAAAATGACTCTTCTAGCGGAACGAGCGCTTGAATTGGGCGCAGAGCGACTCTCCACAGGCCATTACGCCAGAATTGTCTCAAAAGATGACCGGTTCGCGCTTTTTAAAGGATCGGATAGTTCAAGGGATCAGTCCTACTTTTTGTTCATGCTGACTCAGAAAATACTGTCCAACTTGATTTTCCCCCTCGGTGGACTGACCAAAGTGGAGGTTCGAAGAATCGCCGAACTGAGGGGACTTCCCGTAAGTTCAACCGAAGATTCACAGGAGCTTTGTTTTGTTCCTGATAATACTTACGTCAAGTTCCTTTTGGAACAAGGCGCCGAGGCCAAACCTGGCCTAATTGTTGACGAGGACGGCAATGTCATTGGAAAACACCCGGGGATTATCTTCTTTACGGTCGGTCAGCGAAGAGGATTGGGGGTTTGCGGGCCTGAGCCTCTATATGTGCTCGCAATCAATCATGAAAGGCATGAGATTGTAGTAGGGAGGAAAAACCGGACACTGGTTTCAGGTATCGTAGTCGATCAGCTAAGTTTTGTATCCGGAAAGACTCCAGATTGGAATGATAGTTTCACAATAAAAGTGCGGTCGACTTCTAGAGAAGCGACGTGCAAAATTAGAGATACAGGCTCAGGTTCCTTAACAATTTCTTTCGACTCTCCGCAATCCGGGGTCGCGCCTGGTCAAGCAGCGGTTTTATATAAGGAAAATGAGGTGGTTGGAGGCGGCTGGATTTTGAGCGCAGTCAAGTTCTGACGGAACAGCGATTTTAGGATCGCTAATGGTAAAAAAGCACCGGAATGAAGAAAATTGGAGCCCGGTCGGTCTTGAGTATCGGGATAGGCCATGAATCATAAACAATTTTCGAATTTAGTAAATAAAGAAAGAAACCTTCAGCGGATAATCGCAAAAACCGTAGGGGACAAATCGGCCGTTGTCGCATTTTCCGGGGGAGTCGACTCAAGTCTCCTTTTAATGGAATCTGTAAACGCTCTGGGTGTTGATCGTGTAATAGCGGTTACTGCCAATTCCCCAACTTCTTCGCAGGATCAAGTACAGGAAGCCCAGGATTTTGCGCACGCGCTGGACGTTGAGCTAATCATTGCCGAAACCCCGGAATGCAGTTCCCCGGATTTCGCTGCAAATGGGCCGAAACGATGCTATCACTGTAAGAAAGTTCGTTATCAAACTATCAGCGCAACCCGGGGAATTCCCCTTGACGCTGTCTTGTTTGATGGCACAAACATTGATGATGATCCTTCAGATCGACCAGGATTCGCTGCTCTGATTGAGCTTGGAATTCATACCCCGCTACGTCAGGCTTCCCTGAAAAAAGATGAAATAAGGGCTTTATTAAAGGGCGCGGGGTTTCATAAAATGGCGATGAAATGCTCTCAACCCTGTTTGGCTACC
This portion of the Desulfomonilaceae bacterium genome encodes:
- a CDS encoding transglycosylase domain-containing protein, giving the protein MKESGHRKLNRGVFTLFFLTPIVLILQIPIGILGGVLGAYLVYSRQLPEIPDLNTYQPKTVSTFYADDGTVIGVFFKQRRFVVDLDQIPKHVVNAFLAAEDARFYEHNGVDWQGILRAMGRNISAGRITQGGSTITMQVTRNFLLSRERTFSRKFKEIILATRIEKTWGKAKILHVYLNEIYLGDGCYGVEAAARDYFDKPVEHLSIAEAALIAGLVASPARFDPFKNPDLARHRQLTVLGRMLKAGFINEEQYKKAKDEPLTFRKQIVRPLDLAPDFTEVVRRYVIRKYGEDKLYNDGLKVFTTCRLDFQRRAAEAMDKGLDEIKKRQKNLAILKTVQPNEISELLQKRGTPNLMEGRIYQGIVVKTAPGKNNEVTLDIAFSKKLKGQVKLNKSAAAIYRVGQVLALRFSKYDRGVPEFIPDDDPKLQGALICIENNNGSVRAIIGGSSSEHFQFNRAIQAKRQPGSSFKPIIYSVALEQKSYSPATIIVDEPIVVDVEGADEEWEPRNSSGSFLGPVSFRRALELSRNICTIKILMDVGLGPVLDMANRMGITSPLGRNLSLSLGTSEVTLFELASAYTVFPNGGVHVEPIFVKRIEDRFGNVLEDHSEVPVLESDPLVPTPRDEFRELVKNAEHKTSQVAGTPVQVFAKTGMNGEPQLRKTAASENTNDLEEDDRLTEPPRVKAVMSPQTAYIMISLLQGGVRQGTGSRLSQYLKRKDIAGKTGTTNNAEDTWFMGFSPDYTTGVWVGFDEKRPLGRREEGSRAALPVWGYFMKEILRNRPEREFVIPPEIMFKEFLTVVNDPKDGATLKPVREPIYAPFNGYTLVLSPLDSFDTLAEYVKSPMPLYSESGGMTLPSVDPGQFQTGAAPATSMYPPQPAPPVR
- the mnmA gene encoding tRNA 2-thiouridine(34) synthase MnmA, with translation MNIAVALSGGVDSACAALLLRDAGHSVTGLHMKLIDRDSDSWDQVRAVGDSIGIPVKLVDLSESFQKHVVDYFVSEYNSGRTPSPCPRCNRQIKMTLLAERALELGAERLSTGHYARIVSKDDRFALFKGSDSSRDQSYFLFMLTQKILSNLIFPLGGLTKVEVRRIAELRGLPVSSTEDSQELCFVPDNTYVKFLLEQGAEAKPGLIVDEDGNVIGKHPGIIFFTVGQRRGLGVCGPEPLYVLAINHERHEIVVGRKNRTLVSGIVVDQLSFVSGKTPDWNDSFTIKVRSTSREATCKIRDTGSGSLTISFDSPQSGVAPGQAAVLYKENEVVGGGWILSAVKF
- a CDS encoding ATP-dependent sacrificial sulfur transferase LarE; the protein is MNHKQFSNLVNKERNLQRIIAKTVGDKSAVVAFSGGVDSSLLLMESVNALGVDRVIAVTANSPTSSQDQVQEAQDFAHALDVELIIAETPECSSPDFAANGPKRCYHCKKVRYQTISATRGIPLDAVLFDGTNIDDDPSDRPGFAALIELGIHTPLRQASLKKDEIRALLKGAGFHKMAMKCSQPCLATRIPQGTPITLEALDRIREGEQLFKNLGFGIFRLRTHGNLARIVFDLDGFEKILSNRQLRKTISGELKKIGYKTITLDLEEYGA